A stretch of the Macaca thibetana thibetana isolate TM-01 chromosome X, ASM2454274v1, whole genome shotgun sequence genome encodes the following:
- the ARR3 gene encoding arrestin-C: MLTCAFRYGRDDLEVIGLTFRKDLYVQTLQVVPAESSSPKGPLTVLQERLLHKLGDNAYPFTLQMVTNLPCSVTLQPGPEDSGKPCGIDFEVKSFCAENPEETVSKRDYVRLVVRKVQFAPPEAGPGPSAQTIRRFLLSAQPLQLQAWMDSEVHYHGEPISVNVSINNCTNKVIKKIKISVDQTTDVVLYSLDKYSKTVFIQEFTETVAANSSFSQSFAVTPILAASCQKRGLALDGKLKHEDTNLASSTIIRPGMDKELLGILVSYKVRVNLMVSCGGILGDLTASDVGVELPLVLIHPKPSQEAASSEDIVIEEFTRKGEEENQKAAEAEGDEGS, encoded by the exons ATGTTGACATGTGCCTTTCGCTATGGCCGTGATGACTTGGAAGTGATTGGTCTGACATTCCGAAAAGATCTGTATGTGCAGACCCTGCAAGTGGTCCCAGCTGAATCCAGCAGCCCTAAGGGGCCCCTCACAGTTCTACAGGAGCGACTGCTGCACAAGCTAGGGGACAATGCCTACCCCTTTACACTGCAG ATGGTGACCAACCTGCCCTGTTCTGTGACACTGCAGCCAGGTCCTGAAGATTCAGGAAAG CCCTGTGGGATTGACTTTGAAGTGAAGAGTTTCTGTGCTGAAAACCCGGAGGAGACAGTCTCCAAGAG AGACTATGTGCGGCTGGTTGTCCGGAAAGTACAATTTGCACCACCAGAGGCAGGCCCTGGCCCCTCAGCCCAGACCATCCGCCGCTTCCTTCTGTCAGCTCAGCCCCTACAACTCCAGGCCTGGATGGACAGTGAG GTTCACTACCATGGAGAACCCATCTCTGTCAATGTTTCCATCAACAACTGCACCAACAAGGTCATcaaaaaaatcaagatttcaG TTGACCAGACCACAGATGTTGTCCTGTATTCACTAGACAAGTACTCCAAGACTGTGTTCATTCAGGAATTCAC GGAGACTGTAGCTGCCAATTCCAGCTTCTCCCAGAGCTTTGCAGTAACCCCAATCCTGGCTGCCAGCTGCCAGAAACGGGGCCTGGCACTGGATGGCAAACTTAAGCATGAAGATACCAACCTGGCCTCTAGCACGAT TATTAGACCTGGAATGGACAAAGAGCTGCTGGGGATCCTGGTGTCCTACAAAGTCAGAGTCAACCTGATGGTGTCCTGTGGTGG CATCCTAGGAGACCTGACAGCCAG CGATGTTGGTGTGGAGCTACCCTTGGTCCTGATCCATCCGAAGCCATCTCAAG AGGCTGCTAG CTCTGAGGACATAGTCATCGAGGAGTTTACGCGGAAAGGCGAGGAGGAGAACCAGAAGGCTGCGGAGGCCGAGGGAGATGAGGGGAGCTGA
- the RAB41 gene encoding ras-related protein Rab-41: protein MSAFGHDKAWMEAGGFGLEAAERTEYQSLCKSKLLFLGEPSGKTSVITRFMYNSFGCACQATVGIDFLSKTMYLEDQIVQLQLWDTAGQERFHSLIPSYIRDSTIAVVVYDITNISSFKETDKWVEHVRAERGDNVVIMLVGNKIDLDNKRQVTAEEGEEKSRNLNVMFIETSAKTGYNVKKLFRRVVSALLSTRTLPPPKEGTVEIELESFEESGNRSYCSR from the exons ATGTCTGCCTTTGGTCACGACAAGGCCTGGATGGAGGCCGGAGGCTTTGGCCTGGAGGCTGCCGAAAGAACCGAATACCAGTCTCTGTGCAAATCTAAACTCTTATTCCTGGGAGAGCCGAGCG GGAAGACATCCGTCATCACCCGCTTCATGTACAACAGCTTCGGCTGCGCCTGCCAG GCAACTGTTGGAATTGACTTCTTGTCTAAGACCATGTACTTGGAGGACCAAATA GTTCAGCTGCAGCTATGGGACACAGCTGGCCAGGAGCGCTTTCACAGCCTAATTCCTAGCTACATTCGTGATTCAACTATTGCAGTGGTTGTCTATGACATCACAA acatcagttcttttaaggagaCAGATAAGTGGGTAGAACATGTACGAGCAGAAAGAGGTGACAATGTTGTCATCATGTTGGTGGGTAACAAGATTGATTTGGATAACAAAAG ACAAGTCACTGCAGAAGAGGGTGAAGAAAAATCCAGAAACCTCAATGTGATGTTTATTGAGACCAGTGCCAAAACCGGTTACAACGTGAAAAAG ctgttcCGGCGTGTGGTTTCTGCCCTTCTTTCCACAAGGACTTTACCTCCACCGAAAGAGGGGA CAGTTGAAATCGAACTGGAATCCTTCGAGGAGTCAGGCAACAGAAGCTATTGTTCCCGTTGA
- the PDZD11 gene encoding PDZ domain-containing protein 11 isoform X2, with protein MDSRIPYDDYPVVFLPAYENPPAWIPPHERVHHPDYNNELTQFLPRTITLKKPPGAQLGFNIRGGKASQLGIFISKVIPDSDAHRAGLQEGDQVLAVNDVDFQDIEHSKAVEILKTAREISMRVRFFPYNYHRQKERTVH; from the exons ATGGACAGCCGGATTCCTTATGATGACTACCCGGTGGTTTTCTTGCCTGCCTATGAGAATCCTCCAGCATGGATTCCTCCTCATGAG AGGGTGCACCACCCAGACTACAACAATGAGTTGACCCAGTTTCTGCCCCGAACCATCACACTGAAGAAGCCTCCTGGAGCTCAG TTGGGATTTAACATCCGAGGAGGAAAGGCCTCCCAGCTAGGCATCTTCATCTCCAAG GTAATTCCTGACTCTGATGCACATAGAGCAGGACTTCAGGAAGGGGACCAAGTTCTAGCTGTGAATGATGTGGATTTCCAAGATATTGAGCACAGCAAG GCTGTTGAGATCCTGAAGACAGCTCGTGAAATCAGCATGCGTGTCCGCTTCTTTCCCTATA aTTACCATCGCCAAAAAGAGAGGACTGTGCACTAG
- the PDZD11 gene encoding PDZ domain-containing protein 11 isoform X1, translating into MGWSCFLKLAGLLSLLNHFLSVLIHSSRALPEMDSRIPYDDYPVVFLPAYENPPAWIPPHERVHHPDYNNELTQFLPRTITLKKPPGAQLGFNIRGGKASQLGIFISKVIPDSDAHRAGLQEGDQVLAVNDVDFQDIEHSKAVEILKTAREISMRVRFFPYNYHRQKERTVH; encoded by the exons ATGGGTTGGAGCTGCTTTCTGAAACTTGCTGGGCTGCTCTCCCTTTTGAACCACTTTTTGTCTGTTCTGATTCACTCTTCCAGGGCCTTGCCCGAGATGGACAGCCGGATTCCTTATGATGACTACCCGGTGGTTTTCTTGCCTGCCTATGAGAATCCTCCAGCATGGATTCCTCCTCATGAG AGGGTGCACCACCCAGACTACAACAATGAGTTGACCCAGTTTCTGCCCCGAACCATCACACTGAAGAAGCCTCCTGGAGCTCAG TTGGGATTTAACATCCGAGGAGGAAAGGCCTCCCAGCTAGGCATCTTCATCTCCAAG GTAATTCCTGACTCTGATGCACATAGAGCAGGACTTCAGGAAGGGGACCAAGTTCTAGCTGTGAATGATGTGGATTTCCAAGATATTGAGCACAGCAAG GCTGTTGAGATCCTGAAGACAGCTCGTGAAATCAGCATGCGTGTCCGCTTCTTTCCCTATA aTTACCATCGCCAAAAAGAGAGGACTGTGCACTAG